The DNA segment CGGCGTTCAGCAGCAGCCTGGTCTGGGTATCCACCTCCTGATCGGCGGCGTAATACAGGTAGGTGCTGCCCAGACTCCCGCGTGAGATGTTCTGGCCCAGCAGCGCCGCCGCCGTGTTCGGATCGGTGGCGACGATAACGTTCCCCGCGTCCACCTCCCCGGCAGAGGTTTGAAGGGTGACGTGAGAGCCGTGCGCCGTCAGCCCCATTACCCGCACGTTGACCTGAACATCCAGCCCCTTCGCCAACTGCTGCGGAATGGCGCTCATTCCCGCTCTGGGCAGCGCCGCGCCACCATCAATCAGCATGCGGAGGTAATAGCGGAACAGCCGCGCGGAGGTATCCAGCTCGCGCCGCAGGAAGATTCCGCCGAAGAAGGGGCGAAAGAAATTGTCCAGCGCGGCCTCGCTGAAGCCCTGGCCGCGCAGATAACTCTCGGTGGTTTCATCGGGGCCGGTCAGCAGGGTGTGGGGCGGCGGAAGCAGCAGCTCCAGCGCCAGTTTGCCCACCCGCAGCTTGTCGGCTACGCCCAGCACGCCCGTGGTGAGCGTGCTGGGCAGCGCCGCCGGATCACGCCGGGGATCGCCCAGCACGTCCTCGCGCCTGCCGCGCCGCACGGCAGCCGAGGGCGGAATGGGGACCAGATCCAGCGCCTCCAGATCCAGGTTGCGTTTCACCGCCGGGTAGCTGGGAAACAGCACCTGATACCCGGCGTCCAGCGTGAAGCCGTCTACCACGCGCGAGCGCACCCGTCCGCCCAGCACCCCCGAAGCTTCCAGCACCCGCACCCGCTGCCCGGCCCGGCTCAGGATTCGCGCCGCCGTCAGCCCCGCGAGGCCCGCGCCTATGACCACTGTGTCTATGTGCCGCGTGTCGTGCATGGGTCACAGGGTACGGGATGGGAGACAGGACAGGGGGGGAGAACCAGAAGTCTGGCGTAGACTCCAATGGCACAACTGTCACTTTTTCACGCCCAGAAGCCCCCTGCGGTCTTCGCCCTTTTTCTCTGTTCTGGAGGTTTCATGAAACGACTCTTGACTCTGACCCTTTTTGCCACGGCGGCCACGGCTGGCGCGCAGGGCAACCTGACCTTCGTGTGCGGCGCACAGGCTGACTGGTGCCAGGTGGTTGCTAACGCCTACAAGAAGGAAACTGGCGGCGAGGCCAAGTTTCTGCGCCTGTCGGCAGGCGAGTCGCTGGCCCGGTTGCGTGCCGAGAAGGCCAACCCCAGCTTCGACGTGCTGTTCGGCGGCACGGGGGACGTCCACGAGGCGGGCACTAAGGAAAAGCTGCTGACGTTCTACAAGCCCAAAGCGTGGAACGAGCTGTATCCAGAACTCCGCAAGCAGGTCAAGGATGCCTACATTCCGCTGTATACCGGGGCGCTGGGCCTCGCGGTCAACGACACTGTGCTGAAGAAGCGCAACCTGGCCGCCCCCACCGACTGGCCCGATCTGGGCGATCCCAAATACAAGGGCCTCATCGCCATGCCCAACCCCAACACCTCCGGCACGGCGTACACCATGATCACCACGCTGATCCAGATTTACGGCGAGGACAAGGCGTTTGACCTCCTGAAGAAGATTCACAACAATGTGCCGCGCAACGGCTACACCCGCCCCGGCTCCGGCGCGGCGTTCCTGGCGGCGCGCGGCGAGGTGGCCGTGGGCGTGACCTTCCTGCACGACGCGGTGGCGCAGAACGTGCGCGGCTTCCCGGTGCGGGCCGTGGCTCCCAAAGCCGGGACGGGCACCGAGATCGGCGGCGTCAGTCTGGTCACGGACGGCCCCAACGCCGCCGCAGGCAAGCAGTTTATCGACTTCGTGCTGAAGCCTGAAACGCAGAAACTGGCGGCGACGGTGGAATCCTTCCAGATCCAGTCTAACGCCAAGACCCCGGTGGCCGCTGCCTCGCCCAAGCTGGACAAGATCAAGCTGATCGACTACGACTTTGGCAAATGGGGCGACAGCGCCACCCGCGCCCGTATCATCTCGCGCTGGACCAAGGAGGTCTTTCCATTACCACGGCGGTAATCCCTCCCGTTTCGGAAAGGAACCGGGCTGGAGTTCAGATTGCCCTGCTGCTGTGGCCGCTGCTGGGGTTGCTGGCCTTCTGCGTCCTGCCCTGGGCGCGTGAGGGCCGAGCCTTCCTGGCGGGTGGCCCCAGCGGTCTAGCGCTGCTGGGAACCCTGCCCGTGCTGTGGGTGCCGCTGATTGCTCTGGTGGCCACCCTGGCCCTGAGCTTTCTGGGCCGCGCCACCCGCGCCCCGCCCACGCTGGCTGCCGCCCTGGCCGGGTTTCTGGTTACGGCCTTTTTCATCGTGTTCAGGAACGAACCTGCCGATCTGGGCGCCCTGATCACCGCGCTGGCGCTGCTGTCGGTCACCGGCATGGCGCTGTCGGACACGGGAATCATCAAGGCGGACCGCTTCATCGCCAGTTCGACGCTGTGGGTGGGCCTCTTTCTGATCCTGTTCGTGATGTTCCCGCTGTACAGGGTGCTGCGAGGTGCGTTTGGGGAAACGGGTTTCTCGCTGGAAGCCTTCCGCAGCGTGCTGACTTCTCCAGCGTTCTTCGTGCTGGAGAACGAAACCACGGCGCGCAGTGAGGCGACGCTGGCGCTGATCGCCACCATTATCGGCGCGGTGGCCGGACTGGGGCTGTCGCTGTGGCGCAAGCGCCCGGTCTGGGTCATCCTGCGGAATACCCTGCTGGCGGCGCTGGGCGTGGGCATCTTTGCTGCGCTGTACTTCGGCTTCGGGGCGCTGCGGAACAGCGTGTTGCTGGCGATCAGTGTGGCGACGGCAGCCACGGCTCTGGCACTGGCCTTCGCGCTGCTGGGCACACGCAGCCGGGTCCCGTTCGGGCCGTATCTGTTTGTGCCGCTGGCGCTGGCGGGGTATGCGATTGGCTCGCTGGCGGCCAGCACACCACAGACCGCCGGGCTGGGTATTGTGTTCAAGGCCATCGGCGTGTTGGCCGGGGTGGGGCTGGCGTGGTGGCTGACCCGGCGGCGCATCACGGCGGGCAAGCTGCTGGGCGTCTTCTCGCTGCTGCCGATCATCACGCCGCCTTTCGTGATCGGCTTTGCCCTGA comes from the Deinococcus sp. AJ005 genome and includes:
- a CDS encoding NAD(P)/FAD-dependent oxidoreductase codes for the protein MHDTRHIDTVVIGAGLAGLTAARILSRAGQRVRVLEASGVLGGRVRSRVVDGFTLDAGYQVLFPSYPAVKRNLDLEALDLVPIPPSAAVRRGRREDVLGDPRRDPAALPSTLTTGVLGVADKLRVGKLALELLLPPPHTLLTGPDETTESYLRGQGFSEAALDNFFRPFFGGIFLRRELDTSARLFRYYLRMLIDGGAALPRAGMSAIPQQLAKGLDVQVNVRVMGLTAHGSHVTLQTSAGEVDAGNVIVATDPNTAAALLGQNISRGSLGSTYLYYAADQEVDTQTRLLLNAEMGLINNAQWLSNVLPGRVPPGQHLLAVTALGNHAEDDAELDASVRGELEHWYGEAAVSGLRTLAVERIQHAQYPQPPGYAATLPSHATNMEGVLLASEVTSMSGIQGAMESGEKAAAIVLDDLAALSRPRGG
- a CDS encoding ABC transporter substrate-binding protein — its product is MKRLLTLTLFATAATAGAQGNLTFVCGAQADWCQVVANAYKKETGGEAKFLRLSAGESLARLRAEKANPSFDVLFGGTGDVHEAGTKEKLLTFYKPKAWNELYPELRKQVKDAYIPLYTGALGLAVNDTVLKKRNLAAPTDWPDLGDPKYKGLIAMPNPNTSGTAYTMITTLIQIYGEDKAFDLLKKIHNNVPRNGYTRPGSGAAFLAARGEVAVGVTFLHDAVAQNVRGFPVRAVAPKAGTGTEIGGVSLVTDGPNAAAGKQFIDFVLKPETQKLAATVESFQIQSNAKTPVAAASPKLDKIKLIDYDFGKWGDSATRARIISRWTKEVFPLPRR